In the genome of Methylophaga nitratireducenticrescens, one region contains:
- a CDS encoding DUF4238 domain-containing protein, whose product MANPPRSHYSPKFANKAWAENGGYISYFSCSYSGEVKKSPKGWKQWGIKRGLYSWAVENALDQNLETLAGPIYQKIISYNELSEDERLTWSQFMLSQLVRTPTYMKYENKARELFGIAEEPKHCRVGCKDCLDLNFVANRDWCLLLAHEDDFFERSDNPILQTGFIELPDTCLFYPLTPKICFVACSMSSGWNAFTNKPNETCGYQLAKGGAHLFNFHLAKSAGETLIISPKDDGVIAEKMYGDILGLYPQPPFSLHVLDDNDPENAFESIRKIMSNTDGFEYPNWQLDEIEPFYQRSHSAGAA is encoded by the coding sequence TTGGCAAACCCACCGAGATCACATTATTCTCCAAAATTTGCCAACAAAGCGTGGGCCGAAAATGGCGGCTATATATCTTATTTCAGTTGCTCATATAGTGGTGAAGTTAAGAAATCCCCTAAAGGCTGGAAGCAATGGGGTATAAAGCGCGGCTTATACTCTTGGGCAGTAGAAAATGCATTGGATCAAAATTTGGAGACGTTAGCTGGTCCGATCTATCAGAAAATAATTAGTTACAATGAGCTATCCGAAGATGAGCGTCTTACCTGGTCTCAGTTCATGCTGTCGCAATTGGTTCGCACGCCGACCTATATGAAATATGAAAATAAAGCTCGTGAACTTTTTGGTATAGCTGAAGAGCCAAAGCATTGTCGTGTGGGCTGCAAGGATTGTTTGGATCTAAATTTTGTGGCTAATAGAGATTGGTGCCTACTTTTGGCTCATGAGGATGACTTTTTTGAAAGAAGTGATAATCCTATATTGCAAACGGGCTTCATTGAATTGCCGGATACCTGCTTATTCTATCCACTTACTCCTAAAATCTGTTTCGTCGCATGCTCAATGTCAAGTGGTTGGAACGCATTCACAAATAAGCCTAATGAAACGTGTGGCTATCAGCTAGCTAAGGGCGGTGCTCACTTATTTAATTTTCACTTGGCAAAATCGGCAGGAGAAACTCTAATTATCTCTCCGAAAGATGACGGAGTCATTGCCGAGAAAATGTATGGTGATATTTTGGGTCTTTACCCACAGCCACCATTCTCTCTTCATGTGCTAGATGATAATGACCCTGAAAACGCTTTTGAAAGTATTCGAAAAATTATGAGCAACACAGATGGCTTCGAATATCCAAATTGGCAATTAGATGAAATTGAGCCTTTCTATCAGAGGAGCCACAGTGCGGGCGCTGCTTAA
- a CDS encoding 3'-5' exonuclease, with protein MAEIIPSLSREVLSRMTSGEKRLATRLRNFLEDDYLCWYDIPIGKRRRYPDFIILHPSRGLLFLEVKDWKASSIKKITKETVELLTINGLKTVPNPFVQVRQYAYQGIRLLEADKELRQKGSKYDGNLVTPYAHGVVFTNITRNQIEAAIPAEYREKLLPDHLMIYKDEMTESVDPEEFQKRLWDMFPYQFQTKLTLPQIDRIRWHLFPEVRISQPSQENLFGTLINQPDTPEDLSTLSEQIPDIIRIMDIQQEQLARSLGEGHRVIHGVAGSGKTLILGYRAELLAKLTNKPILVLCFNITLAAKLRSFMVSKGISDKVNVHHFHDWCSQQLKTYHVDVLAGDEPYWERQVISVINGVSKDDIPRAQYSAVMIDEGHDFESDWLKLVVQMIDPETNSLLLLCDDAQSIYKKKSGLSFSLASTGIQAQGRSTILKLNYRNTREILAFAYDFAKEYFGASHDDVDIPLIQPEAAGIHGERPTVHFLKQWQDEISDTITCIKKWHQRGGEWRDMAILFAANYQGKAIADSLHQHGIPYSWLGSKETKHAYNPTKDSVSVLSIHSSKGLEFPAVVIVGISQLKQDDINAEARLLYVGMTRAQKHLHMTVSQKNLLTERILKIAS; from the coding sequence TTGGCAGAGATTATCCCCAGTCTAAGTCGAGAAGTTTTATCCAGAATGACATCTGGTGAAAAGCGGCTTGCTACTCGTCTGAGAAATTTCCTGGAAGATGACTATCTATGCTGGTATGACATCCCTATAGGGAAAAGACGACGTTATCCTGATTTTATAATTTTGCACCCCAGCCGAGGCTTATTATTTCTCGAAGTAAAAGACTGGAAAGCTTCAAGCATAAAAAAAATAACCAAAGAAACGGTAGAGTTGTTAACTATTAATGGCTTAAAAACTGTCCCCAATCCTTTTGTGCAAGTCCGCCAGTATGCCTATCAAGGAATTCGTCTATTAGAAGCGGATAAAGAATTAAGGCAGAAAGGCTCAAAGTATGACGGCAATTTAGTCACGCCATATGCCCACGGCGTTGTGTTTACCAATATCACTCGCAATCAAATAGAAGCAGCTATTCCAGCTGAATACAGAGAAAAGCTACTTCCTGATCATTTAATGATTTACAAAGACGAGATGACAGAGTCTGTTGATCCCGAAGAATTCCAAAAAAGACTCTGGGATATGTTTCCCTATCAGTTTCAAACCAAACTCACCTTGCCTCAAATTGATCGAATACGATGGCATTTATTCCCTGAAGTACGCATTTCTCAACCTAGCCAGGAAAATCTATTTGGCACTCTCATCAATCAACCTGATACACCTGAGGATCTGTCGACGCTGAGTGAACAGATTCCAGACATCATCCGCATAATGGATATTCAACAAGAGCAACTAGCTCGGAGCCTGGGAGAAGGACACCGGGTTATCCATGGGGTAGCTGGCTCGGGTAAAACGTTGATACTCGGTTATCGTGCTGAATTACTCGCTAAATTGACCAACAAACCTATTCTTGTACTGTGTTTCAATATTACGCTTGCAGCAAAATTGCGAAGCTTTATGGTAAGCAAAGGTATCTCCGACAAAGTGAATGTTCATCATTTCCATGATTGGTGCAGCCAGCAATTAAAAACCTATCATGTAGATGTCTTAGCTGGCGATGAGCCCTATTGGGAACGACAAGTCATTTCGGTTATCAATGGCGTTAGTAAGGATGATATTCCTCGCGCACAATATAGCGCAGTGATGATTGATGAAGGCCATGATTTTGAGTCAGATTGGCTAAAACTTGTTGTTCAGATGATTGATCCCGAAACCAATTCATTACTCTTACTGTGTGACGATGCCCAGTCCATTTATAAGAAAAAATCAGGCCTGAGCTTTAGTTTGGCTAGTACCGGGATTCAAGCCCAAGGTCGAAGTACAATTTTAAAATTAAATTATAGAAATACCCGGGAAATACTTGCTTTTGCTTATGATTTTGCTAAAGAATATTTCGGAGCAAGCCACGATGATGTTGATATTCCTTTGATCCAGCCAGAAGCTGCTGGCATTCACGGTGAAAGACCCACTGTGCATTTTCTCAAACAATGGCAAGACGAAATCAGCGATACCATAACTTGTATAAAAAAATGGCACCAGCGAGGAGGAGAGTGGCGAGACATGGCTATTTTATTCGCTGCAAATTATCAAGGCAAAGCCATTGCGGATTCGTTACACCAACATGGAATTCCCTATTCCTGGTTAGGCTCAAAAGAAACTAAACATGCATATAACCCGACCAAAGATAGTGTCTCTGTCTTGAGTATTCATAGTAGTAAAGGGCTGGAATTTCCTGCTGTAGTAATCGTTGGCATAAGCCAACTGAAACAAGATGATATTAATGCTGAAGCTCGCCTACTTTATGTGGGCATGACCCGTGCCCAGAAACACCTGCATATGACCGTTTCTCAAAAAAATCTTTTAACAGAGCGAATTCTCAAAATAGCGAGTTAA
- the smpB gene encoding SsrA-binding protein SmpB produces the protein MATKKKPQNTDNTIARNRKARHEFFIEEKFEAGLVLEGWEVKSLREGKAQLSDSYVLIRHGEAWLANALVTALKTASTHVVPEPQRDRKLLLNRNELNKLIGAVERKGYTLIPLAMYWKRGKAKVEIALAKGKQMHDKRATMKERDWQRDKERLFKNI, from the coding sequence ATGGCCACCAAGAAAAAACCACAAAACACTGATAACACTATCGCCCGTAACCGGAAAGCGCGTCATGAATTTTTTATAGAAGAAAAATTCGAGGCGGGTTTGGTGCTGGAGGGATGGGAAGTCAAAAGCTTACGTGAAGGCAAAGCACAGCTGAGTGATAGCTACGTGCTGATTCGTCATGGCGAAGCCTGGTTAGCCAATGCACTGGTTACCGCATTGAAAACAGCTTCTACCCACGTCGTTCCAGAACCACAACGCGACCGTAAACTGCTGCTCAATCGTAACGAGCTAAATAAGCTGATTGGCGCAGTTGAGCGCAAAGGTTACACCTTGATCCCCCTTGCCATGTATTGGAAGCGGGGCAAAGCCAAGGTCGAAATTGCGCTGGCTAAAGGCAAGCAAATGCACGACAAGCGCGCCACCATGAAAGAACGCGATTGGCAGCGTGATAAAGAAAGACTGTTTAAAAATATCTAA
- a CDS encoding sodium-dependent transporter, whose amino-acid sequence MSRPLKSVHGEWTSRWAFILAATGAAVGLGNIWKFPYIAGEYGGGAFVLVYLACIFAIGVPIMMAEILIGRRGRQNPFNSLASLAEEEKASSLWKYLGFGGVLAGFLILSYYSVIAGQAIAYVPRLLFGVFEGVTPDGARNLHLALIQDPEKLLAWHTLFMMLTMLIVSRGVQRGLEKSVRFLMPALFLILLILVAYAYQTGVYFNQAVTFLFKPDFSRLTTEGVLTAMGHAFFTLSLGMGAIMVYGSYLPKKASILKVSLAISFMDTAVAILAGLAIFPLVFANGMSPGAGPSLIFETLPIAFGHMENGAFFGAMFFLLLVFAGLSSAIALVEPVVTWLVENFEIKRLNACIWVGILVWLLGLLSLFSFNVLKDWTWLDMTAFELLDYLTANIMLPLGGMLIAIFAGWTMSQRSTQEELGIKSYLIYHEWRFLVRYVTPIAIFVVFVSLTGVLDFVFDYFN is encoded by the coding sequence ATGAGTAGACCGTTAAAATCGGTTCATGGTGAGTGGACATCACGCTGGGCCTTCATTCTTGCAGCCACGGGGGCGGCTGTTGGCCTCGGAAATATCTGGAAATTTCCCTATATTGCTGGTGAATATGGCGGTGGCGCATTTGTTCTGGTTTATCTTGCCTGTATCTTTGCCATCGGTGTTCCCATCATGATGGCGGAAATTCTGATTGGTCGACGCGGTCGGCAAAATCCTTTTAACAGTCTGGCCAGTCTGGCTGAAGAAGAAAAAGCCTCCTCCCTTTGGAAATATCTTGGTTTCGGTGGCGTTTTGGCCGGTTTTTTAATCCTTTCTTATTACAGCGTGATTGCGGGTCAAGCAATCGCTTATGTTCCCCGTTTATTGTTTGGAGTATTTGAAGGCGTCACACCGGATGGTGCACGCAACCTGCATCTGGCATTAATTCAAGATCCTGAAAAGCTGCTGGCCTGGCATACCCTTTTTATGATGTTAACGATGTTGATTGTCAGTCGTGGTGTACAGCGCGGTTTGGAAAAGTCTGTTCGGTTTTTAATGCCAGCGTTATTTCTGATCCTGTTGATTTTGGTGGCTTATGCCTACCAAACTGGTGTTTATTTTAACCAGGCAGTAACTTTTTTATTCAAACCTGATTTTTCCAGACTTACAACTGAAGGTGTTTTAACAGCAATGGGCCATGCTTTTTTCACGTTAAGTCTGGGAATGGGCGCCATTATGGTCTATGGCTCCTATTTACCAAAAAAGGCCTCAATTTTAAAAGTCTCTCTGGCGATTTCCTTTATGGATACAGCTGTGGCGATCCTGGCTGGTCTCGCAATTTTCCCATTAGTGTTTGCCAATGGAATGTCACCTGGTGCCGGACCAAGTTTGATTTTTGAAACGCTTCCTATTGCTTTTGGCCATATGGAGAATGGCGCATTTTTTGGTGCTATGTTCTTTTTGTTGTTGGTTTTTGCGGGATTAAGTTCAGCGATTGCATTGGTTGAGCCAGTCGTTACTTGGCTTGTCGAAAACTTTGAGATAAAACGGCTTAATGCCTGCATCTGGGTCGGTATACTGGTCTGGTTGCTGGGGCTGTTAAGCTTGTTCTCCTTTAATGTGTTGAAAGACTGGACTTGGCTCGATATGACGGCCTTTGAGTTGCTGGATTATCTGACTGCCAATATTATGTTGCCTTTGGGAGGCATGCTCATTGCAATATTTGCTGGATGGACCATGTCACAACGTAGTACTCAGGAAGAGCTGGGGATTAAATCCTACCTGATCTATCATGAATGGCGTTTTTTGGTTCGATATGTCACGCCAATAGCGATTTTTGTCGTGTTTGTGAGTTTGACAGGCGTATTGGATTTCGTCTTTGATTATTTTAATTAG
- a CDS encoding type II toxin-antitoxin system RatA family toxin — protein MTTITRSSLVMYTPDQMFDLVNDVEAYPSFLPWCRGSKIINKSDKVICATLDIAKGGIHHEFSTRNTLQHGESIRIELIDGPFRHLEGFWQFSPIGDNEGCRVQLDMDFEFSTRLLDLALGPVFTQISGSLVEAFCVRAREIYGTR, from the coding sequence ATGACAACTATTACGCGCAGTTCACTGGTGATGTATACCCCTGATCAGATGTTTGATTTGGTTAATGATGTTGAAGCTTATCCAAGTTTTCTCCCTTGGTGTCGTGGCAGTAAAATTATCAATAAAAGCGATAAGGTGATTTGTGCCACACTGGATATTGCCAAAGGAGGTATCCATCATGAATTCTCTACCCGCAATACCTTGCAGCATGGTGAATCAATTCGTATCGAACTGATTGATGGTCCATTCCGTCATTTAGAAGGTTTCTGGCAGTTCAGCCCGATTGGGGATAATGAAGGTTGCCGGGTACAGCTGGATATGGATTTTGAATTTTCCACCCGTCTGCTGGATTTGGCATTGGGTCCGGTATTCACTCAGATATCCGGTTCATTAGTTGAAGCTTTTTGTGTACGCGCCAGAGAAATTTATGGAACACGTTAA
- a CDS encoding RnfH family protein, with protein MEHVNSELITVEVAYALPDEQVILSLEVPDKTSVEQAIKRSGILERYPQINLETDKVGIFGKICKLNATLSPKDRIEIYRPLIADPKESRRQKAEMEKKNKTAEAASD; from the coding sequence ATGGAACACGTTAACTCTGAATTAATAACCGTAGAAGTGGCGTATGCCCTGCCGGATGAGCAGGTGATTTTGTCATTGGAAGTACCTGATAAAACGTCGGTGGAACAAGCGATCAAACGCTCCGGTATTCTGGAACGTTATCCGCAAATCAATCTTGAAACAGATAAAGTCGGGATTTTTGGCAAAATCTGTAAGCTAAATGCTACGCTCAGCCCTAAGGATCGCATCGAGATTTATCGTCCATTGATTGCAGATCCCAAAGAATCACGACGGCAAAAAGCTGAAATGGAAAAGAAAAACAAAACAGCTGAAGCCGCTAGCGATTGA
- a CDS encoding ferritin-like domain-containing protein — MADSNIDIRIRALQCLLINDAADKALQTRQLAVECREQGYVIQHQPVDVPAIPGRPDKPDLVSPRDLPRRRNNQQTGHTTLIHAICHIEFNAINLALDAIARFANMPDDFYRDWLQVADEEAKHFSMLSAHLQLAGYAYGDFPAHDGLWEMAQKTHHDPLTRMALVPRVLEARGLDVTPGMMNKLRGSGDLAAVEILEVILREEIGHVSIGTRWFNYLCEQRDLEPTSTFTTLLKTYFNGEIRGPFHIAARKQAGFTDAELDWLELNR; from the coding sequence ATGGCTGATTCAAATATTGATATACGCATCCGCGCTTTACAATGTCTTTTGATTAATGATGCCGCTGATAAAGCGCTGCAGACACGGCAACTGGCTGTTGAATGCCGCGAACAAGGTTATGTCATTCAGCATCAGCCAGTGGATGTTCCAGCGATCCCAGGCAGACCGGATAAGCCCGACCTGGTCTCGCCACGTGACTTACCCCGGCGACGTAATAATCAGCAGACCGGTCATACCACGTTGATTCACGCCATTTGCCATATCGAGTTTAATGCCATTAATTTAGCGTTGGATGCCATCGCTCGTTTTGCCAATATGCCAGATGATTTTTATCGTGACTGGTTGCAGGTTGCCGATGAGGAAGCCAAACATTTTTCAATGCTCTCTGCACATTTACAGCTGGCAGGGTATGCCTATGGAGATTTTCCGGCACATGATGGTTTATGGGAAATGGCACAGAAAACCCATCACGATCCATTAACCCGCATGGCACTGGTACCAAGGGTATTAGAGGCGAGGGGATTGGATGTGACGCCTGGCATGATGAATAAACTGCGTGGCAGTGGGGATCTGGCTGCGGTAGAAATTCTTGAAGTGATTTTGCGCGAAGAAATAGGTCACGTATCAATCGGCACACGTTGGTTTAATTATCTTTGTGAGCAACGCGATCTTGAGCCGACATCGACATTTACCACCTTATTAAAAACTTACTTTAATGGTGAGATACGTGGGCCATTTCATATTGCAGCCCGTAAACAGGCGGGCTTTACTGATGCAGAATTGGATTGGTTAGAACTCAATCGCTAG
- a CDS encoding ABC transporter permease gives MLAYIIRRILYAFPILLGVNALTFALFFMVNTPDDMARMQLGERYITEQAITTWKQERGYDQDLLWNESADGFEKLTDTIFFDKSLALFSFEFGQADDGRDIGEDIKTRMWPSLAIAIPVFIVGLLVNITFALMMVFFRATYVDLGGVVLCVVLMSISSLFYIIAGQFVIGKVMQLVPISGFGEGVSTIKFLILPVAIGIVSGIGSGSRWYRTLFLEEISKDYVRTARAKGLSEVQVLFKHVLKNAMIPILTGAVVVIPTLFMGSLILESFFGIPGLGSYTIDAIHAQDFAIVRAMVFLGSVLYIVGLLLTDISYTFVDPRVRMDG, from the coding sequence ATGCTGGCCTATATTATTCGCCGTATCCTGTATGCCTTTCCCATACTGTTGGGTGTCAATGCACTGACATTTGCATTGTTTTTTATGGTCAATACGCCAGATGATATGGCGCGGATGCAATTGGGCGAACGTTACATTACCGAACAGGCGATTACGACCTGGAAACAGGAACGCGGTTACGACCAGGATTTGCTGTGGAATGAATCGGCTGACGGTTTCGAAAAACTCACCGATACCATTTTTTTTGATAAATCGCTGGCGCTATTCAGCTTTGAATTTGGTCAGGCCGATGATGGACGAGACATTGGTGAAGATATCAAAACCCGCATGTGGCCCAGTCTGGCGATTGCCATTCCGGTATTTATTGTTGGCTTGCTGGTCAATATTACCTTTGCGTTGATGATGGTGTTTTTTCGGGCAACCTATGTTGATCTCGGTGGGGTAGTGCTGTGTGTCGTATTAATGTCGATATCCAGTCTGTTTTATATTATCGCCGGGCAGTTTGTCATCGGCAAAGTCATGCAGCTGGTGCCTATCTCGGGCTTCGGTGAGGGGGTCAGTACGATAAAATTCCTGATTTTACCGGTAGCGATTGGCATTGTTTCAGGTATTGGCTCGGGATCGCGCTGGTACCGCACTTTATTTCTGGAAGAAATTTCCAAGGATTACGTTCGCACAGCCCGAGCAAAAGGCTTATCGGAAGTGCAGGTTTTGTTTAAACATGTTTTGAAAAACGCGATGATTCCAATTCTGACTGGCGCGGTAGTGGTAATACCAACCCTGTTTATGGGCAGTCTGATTCTGGAGTCATTCTTTGGTATTCCAGGCTTGGGTAGCTATACCATTGACGCTATTCATGCCCAGGATTTTGCCATTGTGCGAGCCATGGTTTTTCTTGGCTCAGTCTTATATATCGTAGGTCTGTTACTGACCGATATTTCCTACACTTTTGTTGATCCACGGGTACGAATGGATGGCTGA
- a CDS encoding rhodanese-like domain-containing protein has protein sequence MAKTASDLVQAAKASIQQISVSQSQQMLDDDSIALDVREPEEFAKGHIADARHIPRGMLEFSVETHPDFQDKTRPIVVYCKSGGRSALATATLQQLGFTNVYSMIGGYDAWSAASNDAD, from the coding sequence ATGGCAAAAACAGCATCGGATCTGGTACAGGCAGCAAAGGCATCCATACAGCAAATCAGTGTTTCTCAGTCACAGCAAATGCTGGATGATGACAGCATTGCTCTGGATGTACGTGAGCCTGAAGAGTTCGCTAAGGGTCATATCGCTGATGCCAGACATATTCCACGCGGCATGCTTGAGTTTTCAGTAGAAACACATCCGGATTTTCAGGATAAAACGCGTCCTATCGTGGTGTATTGCAAATCCGGTGGTAGAAGTGCATTGGCGACGGCAACGTTGCAGCAGCTTGGTTTTACCAATGTCTATTCAATGATTGGGGGCTATGATGCATGGTCTGCGGCATCGAATGATGCTGATTGA
- a CDS encoding HvfB family MNIO-type RiPP peptide maturase, with protein MRKQGYAVNGAGLGLRRSFIDEIMQLDHPPIDFIEVAPENWMEMGGRLGKKLQAFSEHFPMLCHGLSLSLGSPAPLDEAFVKRIKHFLDQHQVRLYSEHLSYCSDEGHLYDLMPIPFTDEAVEHVAERILRVQDILQRRLIIENVSYYAAPGRQIDEIEFINAILEKADCELLLDVNNVYVNSINHGYDAKAYIDAINSKRIAYMHIAGHYNEAEDLIIDTHGADVIDPVWRLLEHTYQQHGVIPTLLERDFNIPDLSTLFDEVGHIRYIQSQYRSEHAASA; from the coding sequence ATGAGAAAACAAGGTTATGCAGTTAATGGAGCTGGTCTGGGTTTAAGACGCAGTTTCATTGATGAAATCATGCAGCTGGATCACCCGCCTATCGACTTTATTGAGGTCGCACCGGAAAACTGGATGGAAATGGGTGGTCGGCTGGGCAAAAAACTGCAGGCATTCAGCGAACACTTTCCGATGCTGTGTCATGGTCTTTCGTTATCACTTGGCAGCCCTGCTCCGCTGGATGAAGCGTTTGTTAAACGTATTAAACACTTTCTGGATCAGCATCAGGTTCGACTCTATAGTGAGCATCTGAGCTATTGCAGTGATGAGGGTCACCTTTACGATTTGATGCCCATACCGTTCACTGACGAAGCTGTCGAGCATGTCGCAGAACGCATTCTTCGGGTTCAGGATATTCTGCAACGCCGACTGATTATCGAGAATGTCTCATACTACGCGGCACCGGGTCGGCAGATAGACGAAATTGAATTTATCAATGCGATATTGGAAAAAGCCGATTGTGAGTTGTTACTTGATGTGAATAACGTCTACGTAAACAGTATTAATCACGGTTATGACGCTAAAGCTTATATTGACGCGATTAACAGTAAACGTATCGCTTACATGCATATTGCCGGTCACTATAATGAAGCCGAAGATCTCATTATCGATACCCATGGCGCAGATGTAATTGATCCAGTTTGGCGGTTGCTGGAACACACTTACCAGCAACATGGGGTGATTCCGACATTGCTGGAACGAGATTTTAATATCCCCGATCTCAGTACATTGTTTGATGAAGTCGGCCACATTCGATATATCCAATCACAATATCGATCTGAACATGCAGCAAGCGCCTGA
- a CDS encoding HvfC family RiPP maturation protein, producing the protein MQQAPDFKTTQQQFTAHLRDPSSVPEPADVESRRMAIYQRLIYNNIESFLSTACPVLKQILGETAWHQLARDFIREHRCSSPLFNDIAREFVHYLEEHPQQYQTMPFIAELAHYEWAELALGIANADFVKREVSEQQDILQLSLQRSPLSWTFAYDYPVHQIAPDNLPDKAAETPFFLLLYRNADDQVKFIELNPVSARLLDLLDEGQTGQQAAEAIAEVLQHPNPEVVSLGAKQLIEDWLERGIVI; encoded by the coding sequence ATGCAGCAAGCGCCTGATTTTAAAACTACCCAACAGCAATTCACCGCCCATCTGCGTGATCCGAGTTCTGTTCCCGAGCCTGCCGATGTTGAATCGCGGCGCATGGCGATTTATCAGCGACTGATTTATAACAATATTGAAAGCTTCTTAAGTACGGCCTGTCCGGTATTGAAGCAAATTCTGGGGGAAACGGCCTGGCATCAACTGGCACGTGATTTTATTCGTGAGCATCGGTGCAGTTCGCCCTTATTTAATGATATTGCCCGCGAGTTTGTTCACTATCTCGAAGAACATCCGCAGCAGTATCAAACCATGCCTTTTATTGCTGAGCTCGCCCATTACGAATGGGCTGAGTTGGCGCTCGGAATTGCCAATGCGGATTTTGTGAAGCGTGAAGTGAGTGAACAGCAAGATATCTTGCAACTCTCTCTGCAACGCTCTCCCCTAAGCTGGACCTTTGCCTATGATTACCCCGTGCATCAAATCGCGCCGGATAATCTGCCTGATAAAGCTGCCGAAACGCCGTTTTTTCTGTTGTTATATCGAAATGCTGATGATCAGGTGAAGTTTATTGAGCTTAATCCCGTTAGTGCACGGTTACTTGATCTATTAGATGAAGGTCAGACTGGCCAGCAAGCCGCTGAAGCGATTGCTGAGGTGTTGCAGCATCCTAACCCCGAAGTGGTGTCACTGGGGGCAAAACAGTTGATAGAGGACTGGCTGGAACGCGGCATTGTGATTTAA
- a CDS encoding bifunctional 4-hydroxy-2-oxoglutarate aldolase/2-dehydro-3-deoxy-phosphogluconate aldolase: protein MSKTIHEIMQVSPIVPVMVINNVEHAVPLANALVKGGLKVLEITLRTDAALESIRRIKAEVPDAIVGAGTIINIETLNAAIDAGAEFIVSPGTTDTLIEAALKTGVPLLPGVANPSEAMRLLERGITAMKFFPAEAAGGVPMLKSIGAPIPQILFCPTGGVSQKNVKNYYSLPNVGCVGGSWMCAANLVEAENWDEITRLAAEAIELATN, encoded by the coding sequence ATGAGCAAAACGATTCACGAAATTATGCAAGTCTCACCGATTGTCCCGGTGATGGTTATTAATAATGTTGAACATGCGGTGCCATTGGCCAATGCGTTGGTCAAAGGCGGTCTGAAAGTATTGGAAATCACGCTGCGTACTGATGCAGCGCTGGAATCCATCCGTCGTATCAAAGCTGAAGTGCCAGATGCGATTGTCGGTGCAGGGACCATTATCAACATTGAAACGTTAAATGCAGCGATTGATGCGGGTGCAGAATTTATTGTCAGTCCTGGTACCACAGACACCTTGATTGAAGCGGCATTAAAAACCGGTGTGCCTTTATTACCGGGCGTAGCCAACCCTAGTGAAGCCATGCGCTTGTTAGAGCGTGGTATTACCGCAATGAAATTCTTCCCGGCTGAAGCGGCTGGTGGCGTACCCATGCTGAAATCAATTGGTGCACCAATTCCACAAATTCTGTTCTGCCCAACCGGCGGTGTTAGTCAGAAAAATGTGAAAAACTACTACAGCTTACCTAACGTAGGTTGCGTAGGTGGTTCATGGATGTGCGCAGCGAATCTGGTAGAAGCGGAAAACTGGGATGAAATTACCCGTTTAGCGGCTGAAGCCATTGAGCTTGCTACTAACTAA